One Epidermidibacterium keratini DNA segment encodes these proteins:
- a CDS encoding DUF2000 domain-containing protein, with protein MDEPRFPTNHKLVVVLREGLAGWQALNATAFLSSGLAAGRPDLIGEEYVDGSDQRYLAVFGQPVMVMSAPADLLRTIRERAVGRGLGVSIFIDDIFATGNDTDNRAAVAAVPSEALSIVGLGLVGPKNAVDKTTKGAQLYR; from the coding sequence ATGGATGAACCCCGTTTCCCTACGAACCACAAGCTCGTCGTCGTACTGCGTGAGGGCCTCGCCGGATGGCAGGCGCTCAACGCGACTGCGTTCCTGTCCAGCGGCCTGGCCGCGGGCCGGCCGGACCTCATTGGCGAGGAGTACGTCGACGGCTCGGACCAGCGTTATCTGGCGGTCTTCGGCCAGCCGGTGATGGTGATGAGCGCACCTGCCGACCTGTTGCGCACGATTCGCGAGCGCGCGGTCGGTCGCGGCCTTGGGGTATCGATCTTCATCGATGACATCTTCGCCACTGGAAACGACACCGACAACCGGGCCGCGGTCGCCGCCGTGCCGAGCGAGGCGCTCAGCATTGTTGGGCTGGGACTGGTCGGGCCGAAGAACGCGGTTGACAAGACGACAAAGGGCGCGCAGCTCTATCGCTAG
- a CDS encoding AraC family transcriptional regulator codes for MPEGSAIRAWRPTIDGVHEVLHARFTDHAYPAHAHDVWTVLIVDDGVIGYDLDRHDHAALPQQVTILPPHVAHDGASVTSGGFTKRVLYVDDRILPPQWAGRAVDTPALADRDLRRLIARTHTAIENHDDLEAQSRLALMRDRIGSHLTGAAPRETDQAGAVRRIRDELERHLLDPTPLSQIAGSVGLSEGHLIRTFTRHVGLPPHQYVIGRRIEQARGLLLSGVPAADVAAATGFHDQAHLTRHFKRMLSVTPAAYARRT; via the coding sequence ATGCCCGAAGGCAGCGCGATCCGCGCGTGGCGTCCCACGATCGACGGCGTACACGAGGTGTTGCACGCGCGGTTCACCGACCACGCGTACCCGGCGCACGCGCATGACGTCTGGACGGTCTTGATCGTCGACGACGGCGTTATCGGCTACGACCTCGATCGCCATGACCACGCCGCGCTCCCCCAGCAGGTGACGATCCTGCCGCCGCATGTCGCGCACGACGGAGCGAGCGTCACCAGCGGCGGCTTCACCAAGCGCGTGCTGTACGTCGACGACCGGATACTTCCGCCGCAGTGGGCGGGCCGAGCCGTCGATACTCCCGCGCTCGCCGACCGGGACCTACGCCGGCTCATCGCGCGCACCCATACGGCGATCGAGAACCACGACGACCTCGAAGCACAGTCGCGGCTTGCCCTGATGCGCGATCGGATCGGCTCGCACCTGACCGGCGCTGCACCGCGCGAGACCGACCAGGCGGGCGCCGTACGCCGCATCCGCGACGAGCTTGAGCGGCACCTGCTCGACCCGACGCCGCTGTCGCAGATCGCCGGCTCCGTAGGGCTTTCCGAAGGTCATCTGATCCGCACGTTCACCCGGCATGTCGGGCTGCCGCCACACCAGTACGTCATCGGCCGGCGCATCGAGCAAGCCCGCGGGCTGCTGCTGTCCGGCGTACCCGCGGCCGACGTCGCAGCGGCGACGGGCTTTCACGACCAGGCGCACCTGACGCGGCATTTCAAGCGCATGCTCAGCGTGACGCCCGCGGCGTACGCCCGCCGCACCTGA
- a CDS encoding DNA-directed RNA polymerase subunit beta' encodes MFDVNVFDQLKIGLATADDIRAWSYGEVKKPETINYRTLRPEKDGLFCEKIFGPTRDWECYCGKYKRVRFKGIICERCGVEVTRAKVRRERMGHIELAAPVTHIWYYKGVPSRLGYLLDIAPKDLDKIIYFGAYLITSVDDEARHRDLSTIEAEVAAEKKQLENKRDADLETRAKKLETDLAELEAEGAKADVRRKVRDGGEREMTQMRTRAQREIDRIDEVAETFRKLEVGQLVVDEMLYRELVDRFGEYFEGGMGAAALQKLLTDFDLDAEAAKLREIIAEGKGQKKIRALKRLKVVAHFQNTGNSPAGMVLDCVPVVPPELRPMVQLDGGRFATSDLNDLYRRVINRNNRLKRLLDLGAPEIIINNEKRMLQESVDALFDNGRRGRPVTGPGNRPLKSLSDLLKGKQGRFRQNLLGKRVDYSGRSVIVVGPQLKLHQCGLPKIMALELFKPFVMKRLVDLGHAQNIKSAKRMVERARPQVWDVLEEVITEHPVMLNRAPTLHRLGIQAFEPQLVEGKAIQIHPLVCAAFNADFDGDQMAVHLPLSAESQAEARILMLSSNNILSPASGRPITAPSHEMIIGLYHLSNIVEGAKGEGDVYSSYAEALMAYDRGLLDLNAKIKIRLRDIETVDNGATQWEAPEGWEPGEPLLLETSLGRVILNETLPADYRFVNFPVSKKELGVIVNDLAERYPKVQVAASLDELKSKGFYWATRAGITIGIEDVSTPPSKPEILARHEGDADKIEKAFQRGQITPDERRQELIEVWTRATEEVAKATEANFDRSNPVFVMVNSGARGNWLQLRQIAGMRGLVANPKGEIIPRPIKSSYREGLSVLEFFIATHGARKGLADTALRTADSGYLTRRLVDVSQDVIIREEDCGTDRSVVMPIAEEGPDGVLVKDQHAETSTYARILAEDAVDADGNVIAKKGDDLGDTAIDAMIAAGIKTIRVRDVLTCESAVGTCAACYGRSLATGKTVDVGEAVGIIAAQSIGEPGTQLTMRTFHTGGAVSDSGDITHGLPRVVELFEARVPKGKAPIAESAGRISIEDSDKLRKIIITPDDGGDDIVYDKISKRVRLRVNEGDHVEIGQQMTDGAVDPHEVLRIMGPREVQLHLVREVQEVYRNQGVQIHDKHIEVIVRQMLKRTTVIDSGSTDFLPGSLPENSTFLAENRRVVGEGGDPASGRPVLMGITKASLATESWLSAASFQETTRVLTDAAIQGKSDSLVGLKENVIIGQLIPAGTGISRYRNIKVEPTEEARASMYSMSGFDDGSYYDDSVFGQGSGQAVPLDTFDEGYTY; translated from the coding sequence GTGTTCGACGTAAATGTCTTTGATCAGCTGAAAATTGGACTGGCAACCGCGGATGACATCCGCGCCTGGTCGTACGGCGAAGTAAAGAAGCCGGAGACCATCAACTACCGCACCCTGCGTCCGGAAAAGGACGGACTGTTCTGCGAGAAGATCTTCGGACCGACTCGCGACTGGGAGTGCTACTGCGGCAAGTACAAGCGCGTGCGCTTCAAGGGCATCATCTGCGAGCGCTGCGGCGTCGAGGTCACTCGCGCCAAGGTGCGTCGTGAGCGCATGGGCCACATCGAGCTCGCCGCTCCGGTGACCCACATCTGGTACTACAAGGGCGTTCCTAGCCGCTTGGGCTACCTGCTCGACATCGCGCCGAAGGATCTGGACAAGATCATCTACTTCGGTGCCTACCTGATCACCTCGGTCGACGACGAGGCGCGCCACCGTGACCTGTCGACCATCGAGGCTGAGGTCGCGGCGGAGAAGAAGCAGCTGGAAAACAAGCGCGACGCTGACCTGGAGACCCGCGCCAAGAAGCTCGAGACCGACCTGGCCGAGCTCGAGGCCGAGGGTGCCAAGGCCGACGTACGCCGCAAGGTACGCGACGGCGGCGAGCGTGAGATGACGCAGATGCGCACCCGTGCGCAGCGCGAGATCGACCGCATCGACGAGGTCGCTGAGACCTTCCGCAAGCTCGAGGTCGGCCAGCTCGTCGTCGACGAGATGCTGTACCGCGAGCTCGTCGACCGCTTCGGCGAGTACTTCGAGGGCGGCATGGGCGCTGCGGCGCTGCAGAAGCTGCTCACGGACTTCGACCTCGACGCCGAGGCAGCCAAGCTGCGCGAGATCATCGCCGAGGGCAAGGGCCAGAAGAAGATCCGCGCCCTGAAGCGCCTGAAGGTCGTCGCGCACTTCCAGAACACCGGCAACTCGCCGGCCGGCATGGTGCTCGACTGCGTTCCCGTCGTACCGCCAGAGCTGCGTCCGATGGTGCAGCTGGACGGTGGCCGCTTCGCGACCTCCGACCTGAACGACCTCTACCGTCGCGTCATCAACCGCAACAACCGCCTAAAGCGGCTTCTGGATCTCGGCGCGCCCGAGATCATCATCAACAACGAGAAGCGCATGCTGCAGGAGTCGGTGGACGCGCTGTTCGACAACGGCCGCCGCGGCCGTCCGGTCACCGGACCGGGCAACCGTCCGCTGAAGTCGCTGTCGGATCTGCTCAAGGGCAAGCAGGGCCGGTTCCGCCAGAACCTGCTCGGCAAGCGCGTCGACTACTCGGGCCGTTCGGTCATCGTCGTCGGCCCGCAGCTGAAGCTGCACCAGTGCGGTCTGCCGAAGATCATGGCGCTGGAGCTGTTCAAGCCGTTCGTGATGAAGCGGCTGGTCGACCTCGGCCACGCCCAGAACATCAAGTCGGCCAAGCGCATGGTCGAGCGGGCCCGCCCGCAGGTGTGGGACGTCCTCGAAGAGGTCATCACCGAGCACCCGGTCATGCTGAACCGCGCTCCGACCCTGCACCGCCTCGGCATCCAGGCGTTCGAGCCGCAGCTGGTCGAGGGCAAGGCCATCCAGATCCACCCGTTGGTGTGTGCGGCGTTCAACGCCGACTTCGACGGTGACCAGATGGCGGTGCACCTGCCGCTGTCGGCGGAGTCGCAGGCCGAGGCCCGCATCCTGATGCTGTCGAGCAACAACATCCTCTCGCCGGCATCGGGCCGCCCGATCACCGCGCCGTCGCACGAGATGATCATCGGCCTCTACCACCTCTCCAACATCGTGGAGGGTGCCAAGGGCGAGGGCGATGTCTACTCGTCGTACGCCGAGGCTCTGATGGCCTACGACCGTGGGCTGCTGGATCTGAACGCCAAGATCAAGATCCGCCTGCGCGACATCGAGACCGTCGACAACGGCGCGACCCAGTGGGAAGCCCCTGAGGGCTGGGAGCCGGGCGAGCCGCTGCTGCTGGAGACCAGCCTCGGCCGGGTCATCCTGAACGAGACGCTGCCGGCGGACTACCGGTTCGTCAACTTCCCGGTGTCCAAGAAGGAGCTGGGTGTGATCGTCAACGATCTCGCCGAGCGCTACCCGAAGGTTCAGGTCGCCGCGTCGCTGGACGAGCTGAAGTCCAAGGGCTTCTACTGGGCGACCCGCGCCGGCATCACCATCGGCATCGAGGATGTCTCGACGCCGCCGAGCAAGCCGGAGATCCTGGCCCGTCACGAGGGTGACGCGGACAAGATCGAGAAGGCCTTCCAGCGTGGCCAGATCACCCCGGACGAGCGCCGTCAGGAGCTCATCGAGGTGTGGACCCGCGCGACCGAGGAGGTTGCCAAGGCGACCGAGGCGAACTTCGACCGGTCCAACCCGGTCTTCGTCATGGTCAACTCCGGTGCGCGTGGTAACTGGCTGCAGCTGCGCCAGATCGCCGGTATGCGTGGCCTCGTGGCCAACCCGAAGGGCGAGATCATCCCGCGTCCGATCAAGTCCTCCTACCGCGAGGGCCTGTCGGTGCTGGAGTTCTTCATCGCCACCCACGGTGCGCGCAAGGGCCTGGCCGACACGGCGCTGCGTACGGCGGACTCGGGTTACCTGACCCGTCGTCTGGTCGATGTCAGCCAGGACGTCATCATCCGCGAGGAAGACTGCGGCACCGACCGGTCGGTCGTCATGCCGATCGCGGAGGAGGGTCCGGACGGCGTACTCGTCAAGGACCAGCACGCTGAGACCTCGACGTACGCGCGCATCCTCGCTGAGGACGCTGTGGATGCCGATGGCAACGTCATCGCCAAGAAGGGCGACGACCTCGGTGACACCGCGATCGACGCGATGATCGCGGCCGGCATCAAGACGATCCGGGTGCGCGACGTGCTCACCTGCGAGTCGGCGGTCGGCACCTGCGCGGCGTGCTACGGACGTTCGCTGGCGACCGGTAAGACGGTCGACGTCGGCGAGGCGGTCGGCATCATCGCCGCCCAGTCCATTGGCGAGCCGGGCACCCAGCTGACGATGCGTACCTTCCACACCGGTGGTGCGGTCTCCGACAGCGGCGACATCACGCACGGTCTGCCGCGTGTGGTCGAGCTCTTCGAGGCTCGCGTGCCGAAGGGCAAGGCGCCAATCGCCGAGTCCGCCGGACGCATCAGCATCGAGGACTCCGACAAGCTGCGCAAGATCATCATCACCCCCGATGACGGCGGCGATGACATCGTCTACGACAAGATCTCCAAGCGCGTTCGCCTGCGGGTAAACGAGGGCGATCACGTCGAGATCGGTCAGCAGATGACCGACGGTGCGGTCGATCCGCACGAGGTGCTGCGCATCATGGGTCCGCGCGAGGTGCAGCTGCACCTGGTCCGTGAGGTCCAGGAGGTGTACCGCAACCAGGGTGTGCAGATCCACGACAAGCACATCGAGGTCATCGTGCGCCAGATGCTCAAGCGCACCACGGTCATCGACTCGGGCTCGACCGACTTCCTGCCGGGCTCGCTGCCGGAGAACTCGACCTTCCTGGCCGAGAACCGGCGCGTGGTCGGCGAAGGCGGCGATCCGGCCTCCGGTCGTCCGGTGCTGATGGGCATCACCAAGGCCTCGCTCGCGACCGAGTCGTGGCTGTCGGCGGCCTCCTTCCAGGAGACCACCCGGGTGCTCACCGACGCGGCGATCCAGGGCAAGAGCGACTCGCTCGTCGGCCTGAAGGAGAACGTCATCATCGGCCAGCTCATCCCGGCCGGCACGGGCATCTCCCGCTACCGCAACATCAAGGTCGAGCCGACCGAGGAGGCCCGCGCATCGATGTACTCGATGTCCGGCTTCGACGATGGCTCGTACTACGACGACAGCGTGTTCGGCCAGGGCTCTGGCCAGGCCGTCCCGCTGGACACCTTCGACGAGGGCTACACCTACTAG
- the rpoB gene encoding DNA-directed RNA polymerase subunit beta, with protein MAGSRPDSTVRSSAVMGTDGSPIPGAPKRVSFAKIREPLAVPDLLALQTSSFDWLVGNDAWRARNSDDPDAVSGLEEILNEISPIEDFSDSMSLTFSNPRFEEVKAPIDVCKEKDMTYCAPLFVTAEFMNNETGEIKSQTVFMGDFPMMTPGGTFVINGTERVVVSQLVRSPGVYFDRSLDKTTDKDVYGAKVIPSRGAWLEFDVDKRDTVGVRIDRKRRQPVTVLLKALGWSEDRIREHFSWSETMLATLEKDNIKTEDEALLDIYRKLRPGEPPTRDSAKTLLTNLFFNPKRYDLAKVGRYKVNKKLGLDLPATESVLTEDDIVAAIEYIVHLHAFDEGYDLDDIDHFGNRRLRTVGELIQNQIRVGLSRMERVVRERMTTQDVEAITPQTLINIRPVSASIKEFFGTSQLSQFMDQVNPLAGLTHKRRLSALGPGGLSRERAGMEVRDVHPSHYGRMCPIETPEGPNIGLIGSLASFARVNPFGFIESPYRKVKNGVVTDEVVYLSADEEDRHVIAQANAVLDEKGRFAEDRVLVRKKGGEVDFIDADGVDYMDVSPRQMNSVATAMIPFLEHDDANRALMGANMQRQAVPLLRSESPLVGTGMELRAAVDAGDVITATKAGVIEEVSADFIKVMDDDGTRQTYGLHKFSRSNQGTCINQKVLVNEGQRVEVGEIIADGPCTENGELALGRNLLVAFMPWEGHNFEDAIILSQRLVRDDVLSSIHIDEFEVDARDTKLGAEEITRDIPNVSEEALADLDERGIIRIGAEVVAGDILVGKVTPKGETELTPEERLLRAIFGEKAREVRDTSLKVKHGESGKVIGVRVFSREDGDELAPGVNELIRVYVAQMRKITDGDKLAGRHGNKGVISKILPEEDMPFLPDGTPVDVVLNPLGVPSRMNVGQILETHLGWIAKQGWEVEGNPEWAARLPEDARQADPDTNTATPIFDGAREEEVIGLLSSTIPNRDGDQMVDQNGKAQLYDGRSGEPFPTPVAVGYIYILKLAHLVDDKIHARSTGPYSMITQQPLGGKAQFGGQRFGEMECWAMQAYGAAYALQELLTIKSDDIVGRVKVYEAIVKGENVPEPGIPESFKVLLKELQSLCLNVQVLSSDGQAIELRDGEDEASRTAEELGIDLSRREPSIVDLEG; from the coding sequence TTGGCAGGCTCCCGCCCCGATTCGACCGTCCGCTCGTCCGCTGTCATGGGTACTGATGGCTCTCCGATTCCCGGAGCTCCCAAGCGCGTTTCGTTCGCGAAGATCCGCGAGCCCCTCGCCGTACCCGACCTCCTCGCCCTGCAGACCTCGAGCTTTGACTGGCTCGTCGGCAACGATGCTTGGCGTGCCCGCAACAGCGACGACCCGGATGCGGTCAGCGGTCTGGAGGAGATCCTCAACGAGATCTCCCCGATCGAAGATTTCTCCGACTCCATGTCCTTGACCTTCTCCAACCCCCGGTTTGAAGAGGTCAAAGCACCGATCGACGTGTGCAAAGAAAAGGACATGACCTACTGCGCCCCGCTGTTCGTCACCGCGGAGTTCATGAACAACGAGACTGGCGAGATCAAGAGCCAGACCGTGTTCATGGGCGACTTCCCGATGATGACCCCCGGCGGCACCTTCGTCATCAACGGCACCGAGCGTGTCGTCGTCTCCCAGCTGGTCCGCTCGCCGGGCGTCTACTTCGACCGCTCGCTCGATAAGACCACCGACAAGGACGTCTACGGCGCCAAGGTCATCCCGAGCCGCGGCGCCTGGCTGGAGTTCGATGTCGACAAGCGCGACACCGTCGGCGTGCGCATCGACCGCAAGCGTCGCCAGCCGGTCACCGTCCTGCTGAAGGCCCTGGGCTGGAGCGAAGACCGCATCCGCGAGCACTTCTCGTGGAGCGAGACCATGCTTGCGACCCTCGAGAAGGACAACATCAAGACCGAGGACGAAGCGCTCCTCGACATCTACCGCAAGCTGCGCCCGGGCGAGCCGCCGACGCGTGACTCGGCCAAGACGCTGCTGACCAACCTGTTCTTCAACCCGAAGCGCTACGACCTGGCCAAGGTCGGCCGCTACAAGGTCAACAAGAAGCTCGGGCTGGACCTGCCGGCGACCGAGAGCGTGCTCACCGAGGACGACATCGTCGCGGCGATCGAGTACATCGTGCACCTGCACGCCTTCGACGAGGGCTACGACCTCGACGACATCGATCACTTCGGCAACCGTCGCCTGCGCACCGTCGGCGAGCTGATTCAGAACCAGATTCGCGTCGGCCTCTCGCGCATGGAGCGTGTGGTCCGCGAGCGGATGACGACCCAGGACGTCGAGGCGATCACGCCGCAGACCCTGATCAACATCCGCCCGGTGTCGGCCTCCATCAAGGAGTTCTTCGGCACCTCGCAGCTCTCGCAGTTCATGGACCAGGTCAACCCGCTCGCGGGCCTGACCCACAAGCGTCGCCTGTCGGCGCTTGGCCCCGGTGGCCTGTCGCGTGAGCGCGCGGGCATGGAGGTCCGTGACGTCCACCCGAGCCACTACGGGCGCATGTGTCCGATCGAGACCCCTGAAGGCCCGAACATCGGCCTGATCGGCTCGCTCGCGTCGTTCGCTCGCGTCAACCCGTTCGGGTTCATCGAGTCGCCGTACCGCAAGGTCAAGAACGGCGTCGTCACCGACGAGGTCGTCTACCTCTCGGCCGACGAAGAGGACCGTCACGTCATCGCGCAGGCCAACGCCGTACTCGATGAGAAGGGCCGCTTCGCCGAGGACCGCGTGCTGGTCCGCAAGAAGGGTGGCGAGGTCGACTTCATCGACGCCGACGGCGTTGACTACATGGACGTCAGCCCGCGCCAGATGAACTCGGTCGCGACCGCGATGATCCCGTTCCTGGAGCACGACGACGCCAACCGCGCGCTCATGGGCGCCAACATGCAGCGTCAGGCGGTGCCGCTGCTGCGCAGCGAGTCGCCGCTGGTCGGCACCGGCATGGAGCTGCGTGCCGCGGTCGACGCCGGTGATGTCATCACCGCGACGAAGGCTGGCGTCATCGAGGAGGTGTCGGCTGACTTCATCAAGGTGATGGACGACGACGGCACCCGCCAGACCTACGGGCTGCACAAGTTCTCGCGCTCCAACCAGGGCACCTGCATCAACCAGAAGGTGCTCGTCAACGAGGGCCAGCGCGTCGAGGTCGGCGAGATCATCGCCGACGGGCCCTGCACCGAAAACGGCGAGCTCGCGCTCGGACGCAACCTGCTGGTCGCGTTCATGCCGTGGGAGGGTCACAACTTCGAGGACGCGATCATCCTGAGCCAACGCCTGGTGCGCGACGACGTACTGTCCTCGATCCACATCGACGAGTTCGAGGTCGATGCCCGCGACACCAAGCTCGGTGCCGAGGAGATCACCCGCGACATCCCGAACGTCTCCGAGGAGGCGCTGGCTGATCTCGACGAGCGCGGCATCATCCGCATCGGTGCCGAGGTCGTCGCCGGCGACATCCTGGTCGGCAAGGTCACCCCGAAGGGCGAGACCGAGCTGACCCCGGAGGAGCGGCTGCTGCGCGCGATCTTCGGCGAGAAGGCTCGCGAGGTCCGCGACACGTCGCTGAAGGTCAAGCACGGTGAGTCCGGCAAGGTCATCGGCGTCCGCGTGTTCTCGCGCGAAGACGGCGACGAGCTGGCCCCGGGCGTTAACGAGCTGATCCGGGTGTACGTCGCTCAGATGCGCAAGATCACCGACGGTGACAAGCTCGCCGGCCGCCACGGCAACAAGGGCGTCATCTCCAAGATCCTGCCTGAGGAAGACATGCCGTTCCTGCCGGACGGCACCCCGGTCGACGTCGTACTCAACCCGCTCGGTGTCCCGTCACGCATGAACGTCGGGCAGATCCTCGAGACCCACCTCGGCTGGATCGCCAAGCAGGGCTGGGAAGTCGAGGGCAACCCCGAGTGGGCCGCGCGCCTGCCCGAGGACGCCCGTCAGGCCGACCCCGACACCAACACCGCGACGCCGATCTTCGACGGTGCGCGTGAGGAAGAGGTCATCGGACTGCTCAGCTCGACGATCCCGAACCGCGACGGCGACCAGATGGTCGACCAGAACGGCAAGGCGCAGCTGTACGACGGCCGCTCCGGTGAGCCGTTCCCGACCCCGGTCGCGGTGGGCTACATCTACATCCTGAAGCTGGCGCACCTGGTCGACGACAAGATCCACGCGCGTTCGACCGGCCCGTACTCGATGATCACCCAGCAGCCGCTGGGCGGTAAGGCGCAGTTCGGTGGCCAGCGCTTCGGTGAGATGGAGTGCTGGGCGATGCAGGCGTACGGCGCTGCCTACGCCCTGCAGGAGCTGCTGACGATCAAGTCCGACGACATCGTGGGCCGCGTCAAGGTCTATGAGGCGATCGTCAAGGGCGAGAACGTCCCCGAGCCGGGCATCCCGGAGTCGTTCAAGGTGCTGCTCAAGGAGCTGCAGTCGCTGTGCCTCAACGTGCAGGTGCTCAGCTCCGATGGCCAGGCCATCGAGCTGCGCGACGGTGAGGACGAGGCCTCGCGCACTGCTGAAGAACTCGGAATCGACCTGTCCCGGCGCGAGCCGAGCATCGTCGACCTCGAAGGCTAA
- a CDS encoding MFS transporter — translation MTVVEHVGVRWRRVYGLAATHSANDLYQGAIPALLPFFVLERGYSYAAVTGITLAATFISSLAQPAFGMMSDRRNMSMLAPVGLILAGIGVGLAGLGDSYVFTWIAIALSGLGVAAFHPEASRAARNAGAGAARTMSIFALGGSIGFALAPIFVTPIIDTGGLAATPYLAIPALVVGLLFVVVLRGDRRTARAPKKIEADRPDDWRSFRWLTAVVICRSIAFFTVSSLIALYFTGPLGGSQLSGATALTLFLVIGAVGTLVGGFIADRIGRVVTSRIGFAAAIPGFVVLLLAPSPAVAYAGVVLLAVGLYLPFSVMVSMGQEYLPGRVGLASGVTLGLAVSVGGIFAPVFGILADRADLTTSFAVLAIFPVAALAIMTRLRDVHPARPAGRHMSRSTSV, via the coding sequence ATGACCGTTGTCGAGCACGTCGGCGTTCGTTGGCGCCGGGTATATGGACTCGCCGCCACGCACAGCGCGAACGACCTCTATCAGGGCGCGATCCCCGCGCTGCTGCCGTTTTTTGTGCTGGAGCGTGGATACAGCTACGCCGCCGTCACCGGCATCACCCTCGCCGCCACCTTCATCTCCTCGCTGGCCCAGCCGGCGTTCGGGATGATGAGCGACCGGCGCAACATGTCGATGCTCGCCCCGGTCGGGCTGATCCTCGCCGGCATCGGGGTCGGGCTTGCCGGTCTTGGTGACAGCTATGTCTTCACCTGGATAGCGATCGCGCTGTCCGGGCTCGGGGTCGCCGCCTTCCACCCCGAGGCCAGCCGCGCCGCGCGCAATGCCGGCGCCGGCGCGGCCCGGACGATGAGCATCTTCGCCCTCGGCGGCAGCATCGGCTTCGCGCTCGCGCCGATCTTCGTTACCCCGATCATCGATACCGGTGGCCTCGCGGCCACGCCGTACCTCGCGATTCCGGCCTTGGTCGTCGGGCTGCTTTTCGTGGTCGTCTTGCGCGGAGACCGGCGTACGGCGCGGGCTCCCAAGAAGATCGAGGCCGATCGCCCGGACGACTGGCGCAGCTTTCGGTGGCTGACCGCTGTGGTCATCTGCCGCTCGATCGCCTTCTTCACCGTCTCCTCGCTCATCGCGCTCTACTTCACCGGCCCGCTCGGCGGCAGCCAGCTCAGCGGTGCGACGGCGTTGACGCTCTTCCTGGTGATCGGCGCGGTCGGGACGCTCGTCGGCGGGTTCATCGCAGACCGGATCGGACGCGTTGTCACGTCGCGGATTGGCTTTGCCGCAGCGATTCCCGGCTTCGTCGTTTTGCTGCTGGCCCCGTCACCGGCAGTGGCGTACGCCGGAGTCGTGCTGCTCGCGGTCGGGCTGTACCTGCCGTTCAGCGTGATGGTCTCGATGGGTCAGGAGTACCTGCCCGGGCGCGTGGGTCTGGCGAGCGGGGTCACCCTCGGTCTGGCGGTCAGCGTCGGCGGGATCTTCGCGCCGGTGTTCGGCATACTCGCCGACCGCGCGGACCTGACGACCTCGTTTGCGGTGCTGGCGATCTTCCCGGTCGCCGCGCTCGCGATCATGACCCGACTGCGCGACGTGCACCCGGCACGCCCAGCGGGGCGGCACATGTCTCGCTCGACCTCGGTCTAG
- a CDS encoding AraC family transcriptional regulator: protein MSQTSHARRLPAQTRHTPKAATQSRTIDTGGGIDAHWHDEHQIVYPSQGVLSVTTDAGVWIAPQTRALWIPAGTIHEHRAYGPVRLHTVGLAVSHNPLDLHEPAVLSVDPLLRELIIAASGEHGDSETPPMHRLLSVMLDRLRLSRSGPLHLPRPRDERLVEIAALIEADPGRDLAAYSREVGASTRTVARLCRDELGMTFPQWRTQLRLGMALRLLADGLSVTSTAARCGWQTTSAFIDVFGRHLGYTPGRGE, encoded by the coding sequence ATGTCGCAAACTAGCCACGCGCGACGGCTGCCCGCTCAGACGCGGCACACTCCGAAGGCCGCAACCCAGTCGCGGACCATCGACACCGGCGGCGGCATCGACGCGCACTGGCACGACGAGCATCAGATCGTCTACCCGAGCCAAGGCGTGCTGTCGGTGACCACCGACGCCGGCGTCTGGATCGCCCCGCAGACCCGCGCGCTGTGGATCCCCGCCGGGACGATCCACGAGCACCGCGCCTACGGACCGGTCCGCCTGCACACGGTCGGGCTCGCCGTGAGCCACAACCCGCTCGATCTGCACGAGCCTGCGGTGCTCAGTGTCGACCCGCTGCTGCGCGAGCTGATCATCGCCGCCTCCGGCGAGCACGGCGACTCCGAGACCCCGCCGATGCACCGGCTGCTCTCGGTGATGCTCGACCGCCTACGCCTTAGCCGGTCCGGTCCATTGCATCTGCCTCGGCCACGCGACGAACGGCTGGTCGAGATCGCCGCGCTGATCGAGGCCGATCCCGGCCGCGACCTCGCGGCGTACTCGCGGGAGGTCGGCGCCAGCACGCGCACGGTCGCCCGGCTCTGCCGCGACGAGCTGGGGATGACGTTTCCGCAGTGGCGCACCCAGCTGCGGCTCGGGATGGCACTGCGGCTGTTGGCCGACGGGCTGAGCGTGACGAGTACGGCGGCGCGGTGCGGCTGGCAGACGACGAGCGCGTTCATCGACGTCTTCGGTCGCCACCTCGGCTACACCCCCGGCCGCGGCGAGTAA